The Gemmata palustris genome includes a region encoding these proteins:
- a CDS encoding AAA family ATPase codes for MKAVPGGSVPLNEIFGRDLLITELWRALETNSLRLEAERRIGKTSILRKMESQPANGWEAVFMDVENVHSADEFAERVCEKVHERLTGWKKQGKRFLGMLGLLGGTHVGPIKFPDKKARPDGYWKKLLASAVEDLVEQQAATQKRVVFFFDEMPWMLSAIADPKRDGEQTAMEVLDVLRSLRQSPTTGAGFRMVLCGSIGLHHVLGVLRAGGYRNQPVNDMQLVEVPPLEPAVAADLAGRLLTGEGLQFAPEVPAHIATETGGFPYYIHKVVADLRLRGAAVTTASAAGMVQQLLTQEHDPCNFRHFRDRIDGYYPKQDKVALALLDHAAAATAPLALAELLNVGKSAGASDDERVRDLIRLLSIDHYLSRDTKGRYTFRHTLLQRWWKIERGIN; via the coding sequence GTGAAAGCTGTTCCTGGTGGCAGTGTTCCGCTCAATGAAATCTTCGGTCGCGACTTGCTCATTACCGAGTTGTGGCGAGCGCTCGAAACAAACAGTCTGCGACTCGAAGCAGAGCGGCGCATCGGCAAAACTAGCATTCTGCGCAAGATGGAATCGCAACCGGCAAACGGCTGGGAAGCGGTGTTCATGGATGTCGAAAACGTCCACTCCGCTGACGAGTTCGCTGAGCGCGTGTGCGAAAAGGTTCACGAGCGGCTCACCGGTTGGAAGAAGCAAGGCAAACGCTTCCTCGGCATGCTCGGGCTCCTCGGCGGTACACACGTCGGCCCGATCAAGTTCCCCGACAAGAAAGCCCGACCGGACGGTTACTGGAAGAAGCTCCTCGCTAGTGCCGTCGAAGATCTCGTCGAGCAACAAGCGGCCACACAGAAGCGCGTCGTGTTCTTCTTCGACGAAATGCCTTGGATGCTTTCAGCCATTGCCGACCCGAAGCGAGACGGGGAGCAGACGGCGATGGAAGTACTAGACGTACTCCGTTCGCTCCGCCAGTCCCCGACTACCGGCGCCGGGTTCCGTATGGTGCTGTGTGGCTCAATCGGATTGCACCACGTTCTCGGCGTTCTGCGCGCGGGCGGGTACCGGAATCAACCCGTGAACGACATGCAACTCGTCGAAGTACCTCCGCTCGAACCGGCCGTCGCGGCCGACCTCGCCGGCCGACTGTTGACCGGCGAGGGGCTCCAATTCGCCCCGGAAGTGCCCGCACACATCGCGACCGAAACCGGCGGGTTCCCATACTACATCCACAAGGTCGTTGCCGACCTGCGGCTCCGCGGCGCGGCGGTCACCACCGCGTCGGCCGCTGGCATGGTGCAGCAACTCCTCACACAAGAGCACGACCCGTGCAACTTCCGACACTTCCGGGACCGCATCGACGGATACTACCCGAAGCAGGATAAAGTGGCGCTCGCCCTGCTCGACCACGCCGCTGCAGCAACAGCCCCGCTCGCGCTGGCGGAGTTGCTCAATGTGGGCAAGAGCGCCGGCGCGAGCGACGACGAGCGTGTGCGCGACCTAATCCGGCTACTGTCTATCGACCACTACCTAAGCCGCGACACGAAGGGCCGGTACACGTTCCGCCACACCTTGCTTCAGCGGTGGTGGAAGATCGAGCGGGGGATCAACTGA
- a CDS encoding P27 family phage terminase small subunit, with protein MRGGNNRIPPSEHLARGTYRANRHGQLPNDPISHPLLPADPPPGMRPDAVRVWNDLYPLVTGQGMVTLAERELFAMYCRAMGDYLEAREHVNKEGFFKKPKCGESGDGVQYSRWYRLMCDRETVAARLGAQIGLTPVDRHRVARAKVSDAVRKDVTNVKPMTTLDRLGQIRLLPKPS; from the coding sequence ATGCGAGGCGGCAACAATCGCATTCCCCCATCTGAGCACCTCGCGCGGGGGACGTACCGCGCGAACCGGCACGGCCAACTGCCGAACGACCCGATTTCACACCCGCTGCTCCCGGCCGATCCGCCGCCCGGAATGCGGCCCGACGCCGTGCGGGTGTGGAACGACCTGTACCCTCTCGTGACAGGACAGGGGATGGTCACCCTCGCAGAACGCGAGTTGTTCGCGATGTACTGCCGGGCGATGGGCGACTACCTCGAAGCCCGGGAGCACGTGAACAAGGAGGGGTTCTTTAAAAAACCGAAATGTGGCGAGTCGGGCGATGGGGTCCAATACTCCCGGTGGTACCGGCTCATGTGCGACCGCGAAACCGTGGCCGCGCGACTGGGGGCACAAATCGGCCTGACGCCCGTGGACCGCCATCGGGTCGCGAGGGCCAAAGTCTCGGACGCGGTCCGCAAGGACGTGACCAACGTGAAACCGATGACAACTTTGGACCGGCTTGGCCAGATCCGCCTGTTACCGAAGCCCAGTTGA